Part of the Odontesthes bonariensis isolate fOdoBon6 chromosome 15, fOdoBon6.hap1, whole genome shotgun sequence genome, tttgcatAGTTTGTTCTTGactgtgcaagtgtgtgtgtttagtttgACAAATTTTAATAATCTGGGTGTGGAGAGTCGTTGTCATAGATAtctgaaacagagaaaaaaaaacgtgtccTTAAAATCCTTAAGACAAACAAAAGGATAAACATTTAACATCAAATTACAGAAGTGTGGAGAACTTCATATGGAGTTTATCACAGAACGTGAAAATTGAAACTCACCATCTGCATAGTCAACATCATCATATATATCTCCTTCCCTGAAAAGAAAGAATCATTTATGATTGTCTTATAATTTACTGATATTCAAAATAAGAACAACACATTTTTGTGAATTTGTAGAAATTGGTGTGAGATTTCTATTTCTAAAAATGGTTGAATACATAGAGATGGATAATTATATTATCCATCTCTATGTATTGGAATGTACTAAATGATCAACTGTGGAAAAGCCACACATGAACTGATGAACATATGCTTACATGGGAAGAAGAAGACCTCTTGATACATAACCATCTGTGATaatggagataaaacacagATTAGCATTACCAGAAAACAGTTTATGCTCTATTCATCATAATATCAGATGTAACTTATGTACAGCACTGCTTATTGTATGATTATCTGGAAAATAGAAGTTATTTCCAATTACTGAAAATATAAAGGTTCCTGATTTGTTTTACTGATATTTTAAACGGTGAAGTCAGGATATGGAGGTGAGGCTGGCGGGCAAACAGAGATAAAATATACCCACATATAAATGCCAATGACAGTAAAGAAGCTCTTGATCAATGAACAGGGAAAAAATACACCCCTCTGAAACACTGGCCTGACGGAAGTGTTTTGATCCCACAACAATTACAAAGAAGGCTTTCAAACTTATGTACAGCGAGGAGTTGATTTACCTTTGCTGTGAGGCCAAATAAAGAGTTTGTGTGGTATGTTTAATGATGTGTAAAGTCTTTGCTGCTCCTACACTCAAACTCCTGACCTCCTGGTTTTAAAAACTTACTCTCACATCTTTTGATAAGTGCTCCTTCTTTTCTAAAGCTGCTCATCTTGTCAAACGCCTCCTGCTGTAGATTAGAGGACAGAAAATCTGAGAGGGATGCGAATGGTTTACTTACATTTTCCAAACCTGTTTCGACACAAAGCTTTCTTGCTGCTCGTGAGCTGGATGACATCCACGACTTCTCCCTGAGTCACAGGAAGATAATTGTTTCCTTGTTTCTTTATGATGCAGTTAGGATCCACCATCATGCAGTGCAGCACTGTGAGAGGCCCGTCATACTGGGAGAGAACAGTCGCAGTGGtacatttttaaaatacattCGTATATGGATGCATCTCATCTTTGTGTGGCATATCTGAAGTTTCTCAGGGTCCAGTCCTGGGCCCAGTTCTTTTTATCGTATTTAGTGCATGTTTCCCATTGGAAGAAAACTCAGACATACACTCTTTATCTGCCACTTAAATAATCTGGTGGGAAGAAATGGTTTTACCTTGAATCTTTTTCTTAGGTCCTTTTCCACTTTCGGATCAATGCTGAAAACATACAAGTTTGGCAGTTAATCAAAGTGGTTCTCAGATGCATTTTTTAGTGAGACATTTTCGTACACAAATGAATTAAACTAATGAGAGGAAACATTTTTATTACTCTTTTTGAAAAACATCTGGCGTCAACACTTCACACGTCTTAATGAAATGTTATACTACTGTGattctgcagcagcacagctcacAGTCTCAACCTCACATTTCCTGTTCCCTTTCAGTAACCCAGATGTGAAAATCTACCTGATTTCAGGTGGAGGTGGGGGAAAATCCTCAGGCAATGGCTGAACATCGTCATAGTCATCTGTGGACAAAACGCAGTGAATGTCAAACTGAAATTATTGCGTCTTCTTGTACACAAACAACCAGCATGGTGGAACGAATAGTccaaaacatttattaaaatatGTGCGGGAAGTAAGTGTGACCACGAAGTTACCATGAATATCAACAGTTTAtgagaacatttttatttttatctataATTATGTTTGGTATTAAATGCTCAGAGATACTTGCTTTTAAGCCCTGTTacctatttaattatttatatgaAGAACTAGATTAAACCAAATTATAGTTAGCGTGtgattgttttatttatgttgATGAAAGGTGAAGCTTACTGTGTCAGTAACGCACTTCACAAATTTTAAGTAAACTACATCTAAACAAGAAATATACGTTTTCCTACATTTATCTGACAGCTTTTATAATAAAACACTTTATAAAATCTCTACAAAGATTTTTGCAGTGATCACAGAAGAGGaacataatatattatgtttTGCTATAATTTCAAATACCAATAAATGCCTGTAAATTTATTCTGTACAAGTACAGCAACAATGAGTTCTcagcaaatcaaatcaaatcagtaGCAGTCTGTCTCTTGACAGATTGGCTACTTTCGACCGattacaagcaaaaaaaaagacagacaagATCCTAAAAGATTAGTGGAGGAAACAGTGAGCAAAttgaaatataataaaaataagaattagTTGCCGATGAAGACAAAATGGTTGAAAATGAGCTTTGCCTCTATCAACAgcaacagtaaaatactgtttTACATAAGTAAGCATAAGCAATTATACGGGAAATATGTGTCCGCTAAAATACTTTACGATAAGTACCACAAGTACTTTGTATAGATAATTCATACAAACTTTTACTAAGGTAGCTATTCCATTTGCATGAGTATTTTCTAACTGCAACATTAATACTTTCAGATAAATAAAGGATACTTGTTATTAATTCTAATGTGCTGATAATGTTTGTGTTTGGTGTGGTTACTCACCATCATCTTCAAGCATGCTGCAGATCAGAAGAAACATAAAGAACATGTTGGTTGGaacaagttaaaaagaaaaacagacaggTACAGCTACAGTGGGACAAATCACTGGTGCACATCCATGGAAAGAGTTAACTAAGACAAGTTTAAATGTGTTTCTCACACAGCACAACGGGATTTCTGTAATCGTCTGCCATGTACCTGTCTCTGTTGTTGGACTCCGGATTAAACATCTTTGGGGGGTCTGGAGGTGGTGGAGGTAACTCTGATGTGTCCCTTTTTCTCGACTGGAGCGCTTTTCTCTTTACTGCCTCATAGTCGATATCCACACACGTGTTGCTGATGTATCCATCTGTAAGGAAATACAGATGGATACAATTTTTCTAAATATGTTGGATTTTACTCCACAAGAACCAAGTTTACTGTTTGAGTAAATGACATGAACAAAAAGCTGAGTGGTAGCACTATTTAAATACATTTCATGCATATTATCTTCTGCTGACAGAGGGTTCCCAGAATCATTATAATGTAATTCATAGGAATAATCGTTTTCTTAGTAGAATCTATAAAACCCAAAGTGAACCGACCAAGAAAGTGATGTGTTTGTCTACTTTTTGGGGATTCTGTTGGCCTATAAAACATCCAGAGGTCAGCATATTATGACCCCTGATAACATTTTTCTATGACAGCACCCATCAGCAACCATTGAAATCATGACTGGTGCAAAAAAGGAAACAATGGGACGCAGCAGTGTATGCAAATGGAGGAGGATGGGTGGGAGGAATAaaaattgaaattttttttgAAAAGATTATTCTCTCCTTTCTTTTACACTAGTAAAAATAATCTGTTTGCTTTGAACCATGGCCATTATGTTATCTCAGAAACCTTCTTTTTAAACCCAGAGCTTGATCATTCCCTCAATCTAATAAAATCAGAACCAAAGCACTGCCACAACTTTTCACCACAAAATGTGTAACAAGTACATTTGTCCATATCTCCAAAACCTATGTGTCACAATGCAATGGATAGAAATGGTTAAATGACAACATATCCCTCTTGTGTAGTATATGGCAGCATCCTCGTGACATTGTGCTTACCCTGGCCAATGAGTAGTAAACTATTGGTAACTAGCAGCAGGTAGGTATAATTTTCTAACCCCAATCATGGTTTTGTAAAACCTTAAGCATTTGTGAGTGAGAGAAAAGTATAAAAGTGTGAAATCGGAAGTGGTGGGTAAGCCGAGAGGATAGAAGACTTTGGAAAACATTGTATGTGATGGTTATTAATGCGTCTCTTTGCCAACCTCCTTCTAAATGTCTGTGGCTAAGTTAACACTGTTGAATGTCGACATAGTCATGAAGTGATGTGAGGAACATCTCTGTGATTACTTAATAAGACATAGAGAAACACCGATCAGTCAAAACATCACATAGCAAGGAATCGAATGTCAATATTATTGTGTAGAGATGTATTTGGTAAGAAAAATGAGTGGAAAAAATATTTGTGAACTAAAATGTAATGTGCGGCGGACCAATGTAGCTACTGTGGTATGGGAAATTATTCACACAAACAATTTGAACTCAAACTGATCTTCATAAATACAAAAGCAGGACAAAGATTCTGAACACTAATCCACAACCTTAAACTATAAACATCTCTGCTTACAAATTTGAAAAGCAGAATGTCATCACCACAACAACAATGACAACTTTAGATGCAAACTGCTCATTATTTCCCTTTTCTGTCAACAGACATCCCAGATTTTTTCCACAAGCTTAATGTTGCAGGAaagtgagaaaagaaatgttcagAATATAAGATTTCCCAACTATCACCGATTGAAATTGAGGTTGAAACTCACAGTTTCCGCTCAGAGAACGAGCCAGCCATTTGCCTCCAGGGTTATTCTTCACACGGATGATCTCCACACTTTCTCCTTGTCGAACACTCAGGTCCAGTTTTCCTACTCCATTCCAGTCGTGTCGAACTTTGGCTGTATGAATGACCTCTACCTCACCTTGCAACTACAGACAGACAAAATATGGTAAGAATTTACCATCTATTTAATCAATGAGCTTTAAAAGAGCTTCAGTAAGTGAGGAAATGCACAGAAACTCAGTGATCCAGGAAAAGCTATGAGTCAAGTCTCGTTATTCTTATTTCTGGGTGAACAGATGCTTTGCTTCTCCACCTGAAAGTTCTTTTTCAGTTCATTCTGTTTTTTCAGAcgctcctgcagctccttttTCTCCTGCTCCCGCttcctcttctcttctttcttGTTCATCTTCTCAAGAGTGAGACGGTTTACCTCCACCTGGTTCCTTAGAAGAAAGAGTAAAAAATCATTCTATGTAATATACTGAAAAAGATGATGATAACTGGTTTCCAGAGTCCCAGTCATCTACCTACATTTCTACAGCAGAATACCATGATTTTATCCTTTTATTATTGATACCCTGCTTTAACAGAAAACACTGCGGGTCTATCACAGAAATAGCTAGCAGTGATAAATGCAAAGAAGAAACACAAATGATTATCATTTGAAGCACTATATGAGAAATTCAGCATCAATATTTAGGCCTTCTTTTATTTCCAGTAGCAGCTGCTGCATCAGCCTTTTAATACAAAAATAGCAATAGCTGTGGCAGAGAGCAGTAGAAACATCAAGCAGCTGCAGGCACGTAGCACAAACCAAAAGGTTCAATGCTCAGATCATGTCTTAAACTTATCAATTTATTAACAAACTTATCAacttattaaataataataataaatgcagAATTATTATAAACTTACTCATCAATAAACTCATACAAGTCATCGTCATCATCCTGCAAGAGATAAGATTTTTATTTGCACCTTttgaagaacaaagaaacagttGTGTATTGAAATATCAGCCTGAATACCACGCAGTGGGATGATATATCAACGCTTGATGCACGACTCAAGGTGCACGACTCAGCTGTCATTTACATGAATTTTTCATATGTGTAGTCTTAATTTGCTTACCCCATCCATACACTGTGAACTGTTTTCACTGCAGGACTCTGCGAAGTTAGAAAGCATGCAGATTTGACCTCTACTTGAAAACAGTGCgtttctttttcaaaatgtagaaaaatgtACCACCTTGTTCACTAATTGATTCAAATGCGTCAGCAGATGAAGTTTAAGGACAAAAcaagttatctttttttttctttaccattTTTATCAAAGCTTCCGATATCATCGTAGGTGTCCTGTACGTTGTCAAACTCCCTGAAAACAATAGATAAACATTAAATATTTTGCAGCAACAACCTTTGCCACAATAAAAGTTGTACAAAGAACAAATAAACAGCGCAATATCGGTAAAGTATATGCCCAACTATAACGATATTTTGTCTCTCTTTAGGACTCTGAACCTCAAAACGTATtgaacaaaatgaaggaaaatctCCTGTATTTGTAGTTAAAACTAAAGTGTATCAGACATCAATATCATGTGGTGTGGATCTTGACTGGACAACTTGACACCTAGTCCCTGCCACAGCTTCCAAAAATGTGCTTAAGCTTAAATTTCAGTAACACTCACACAGAGGCAATCTGATGCGGTTGTCTGCTGGGTTTGTTGCATCGCTGTGGAGGATTTGGAGGAGTGACCACTGATGGTAAAGACATTCTTCTGTCTCCTGAGCCTGACAAACATGTAGGAAGAACCAGAGAGAAGAATGAGAAAGGAAGCCAAAATACTGTATCCAGCAATAGTGGGGAAATATCTCCCCGTAAAACGACAGCAATTGGACGTGGGATGAAGATGAGGCAACTTAAAGGAACTCAGTTATGATTAACTTCATCATTCACCTCCTTTTCTAAGTCAAAATGTGCCAAgtaacaataaaaacagaaagtagTTTATCACTTTGTCACAGTGACTTAGCTTCCACTTTGAAATGAAAGCAACATTAAGCCAGCGGAGTGAAACCACGGACACTCCAGCGCTCTTAGGAACTTCTGAATATATTACCTGATGACCTTTTTGAAGAACTGTGACCTACCTTCACTTTTCCTCAGGGCAGGGAGGGCAGGGAGGGAAGGTCCTCGCTTGGACTTCAGAAAGGGTTCCAGGTTGACATAAGGAGGTCGTTTTGGTTTCAAGGGCTTGAACCCCTCAAGAGGCAGGGGCTTCCTGAGTGGGGTCACATCTCCTGCACTCCTCTGGCGGGGCTGCTGTCGGGGGGGTAGTTGTGTGGAGGTGGGAGATGCCCCAGGGCCTATAGCTGGAACTGGAGCTAGAGTTGGGATCGGTTTGGAACCTGGGGGTCCCTGTTGCCTCCACATCATGTTCTGTAGTAGCTCCCCCGTCTGCTTGACCTTACTGGCGTCTGGTGGCTGGAAGGGTGGTCTGACAGCAGATATGGGTGGTGGTCGAGGGAAGGAAGCAGGTCTGGAGGGGATGGGAGCTGCCATCGGCTCTGCCCTCTGGAACCTCACTAGACCTGGGCTAGCTGCAGGTGGACGAATAATGGGTGACTGTCTTTGGGCTCGTTCGTTCGCTGTCACAGGTAGGATCACTCTCCCAAACCCAGGCCTTGGAGATTTTGGTGAGCCGCTGTCTCGACTGCTGTTGTCCGAAGTGCTGCCCTGGTTGTAGAACCTGGCTCTGAGAGCCTTTACGTCAATACTCTCCTCctgaaaacaacaccagagcaCAAACTCAACTGCAGAAGCTCTGTTTGTGCAGCAGGATGTTAGCAGTGCAGCATAGAGCAAGGCATGCCCCCAAGCTGAAACACAGAGCTGTTGTGATACTCCTACGCTGTCTTTACAAAGTGAGAATGCACCGTGCAATAAGTCAGTTTCCTGGTTTTGATCTTCAAAGAGCGGAGAAGTCTGCAGCACAGAAAACTTAGAAGCACACTCTAAACAGCAAGCAACCAAAAACGGTTAGTTGCAATTGTGACTTTAAAAGAAATCCCACCATTATAGTAAATCATTCAAATCTTCTTTGTATTAAAACAGATTTCTAAAATTCTTAAGACTTCTTTTTTCAAACTCACACATGcgttctgcattttcaaaattttGGAACTTCCCCGCACTCGTCATTTTTTCTTGTGTGAGTTTAAATGATGCTGAAGGTGCCACATTATGACCCAGCATGAGAGCACAACACTTCTTCTTGCTTTTGCATTCAGTTCAAGATGAAACACAACTAATTCAACATCTGTTTATGATGTTCATAGGAGGTTCAGGAGGTAATGTACTCCTGGAACTAGAAACCCTTTTCTTGTCTTTGAACAAGCTCCTGACTCAGAAAATACTCTAGTTTTTCACTGTAACATCACAATATGTTTGTCTGTTTCTGAACAGAATTTGACAAACAGCGCAATCCTTCTGAACAAATATTACAAGTTGGTTagtttttcttaaaatgttgttGGCTCTGGTTGCCTTTATTTCAAACACACAGAGGGCTGTAAACCAGGCAAATGGGCTGCAACGAGGACTTTCATTATTTCACTGTCTGAACTGATCATGTCTCACTACATCTGACTAAATCTGCCTGAGTCAGCTGCAGAGATATCAGGGAAAATGTTGAAAGGAACTGAGTACAAGTACTTATATGCTCAGACAGATTCTAATCTTTCTGCTGGAACTCATTTTAGAAATCAAGTCAGCTGGTTTGTTTTCTCCTGAGTAACTTTTGATTCATGAGAGCATCGCTGAGCTTTTTTGATCAATGAAATAACAGCTAAAATATCCAGTATATGAATGCTACAATTGTTCCGCTCATCGCGCAGAATTGCTTGACAAGCCGGAAACCGGCTAAAACACCTGCAATAAAACCAACTGAAATATAATCAAATAAACTTACTCTAAGTTTTGCATCAGAAACTCAGCAGCTTTCACAGGTGTTGTTTTTTCCTGAATTAGTTTTCTGAGCTGTGAAAACTCAGATAAAGATGTGACTGGTTTCCAAACTCTGACACTTCGCTGCTCTTCACGTCACTTAAAGAGCCTTTTTTATGCTAATTTGCTTACACATCTAACGTTGCCATGGGGGAGTTTATTCATTATTGTGTATTACAGCAGCAGCCTTTGTCACTTTACAAATTCGGGTTACAAATGACAGAATGTACTACTCTGGATTTGTTTAAGGTGTGCCAAAAGTACTATTGGGCAATATTCaaattatatataaataaacccAGGGCTGCAAACAAGGGTGTTTTATGCACATGAGAAGCATTGTAATCTATTGGAGAGATAGCTCCCTTTTATTTGTACTTAAAGCTTTAAAGCTACGTTGTAGTCCTATTACATGCCGTAAAAGCTatgaaacacaacaaagaaaaggaacacccccccacacacacacacacacacatacacaccccgCACAAAACAAACTGACCCCCTTAAAGGCATTTACCAAAAAGCAAGCCCTAAAATTCCAAGAAGTGCCACAGCAGTAGCCTGAATCATTTCTACCCATAGAGGTGGTTTTCAGGCAGTAGGCATTGTCTGTAACAGTATGTGATGAGAGAGATCTGTTGCCAGCTCATATTTGAGAAATATTCTAAGTGATGAGTTGCAGCTGTGGCTCATCAacaatttgaaaatgtataagCTAGCTGCCTGACATTTTCTGCCTCTTTTTTGTTTCAGTAACCACTTATCGGACTTGTGATGTATCTTTTCATAGCTGGGTGTACACTGGTTTGGTTATTAGTTGAGGATGTAAAACGTCCTTTGCCGATAACAATATTAGATTTGGACGATAGCCTATTCagattgtttttgtcatttattttccttttagtGCCAGGAAAATAATGAAGAGCACATAAAAAAATTTCTCAGCTTCTCATCACATTATCTTTGAATGTGCCCACgttttttcaaataaatgtaACTTTCACATCAAAGAACTTCCTgcataaaaagtaaaaaagaaaagtctatCATAAGACTTTTCAGTGCTTATATGTCCCAACAAAGgtttaaacaaaattaaatgtaaGTAAATCTCATCAGTTTCAGGGCAAAGTTAATGTAACACAACCAAGACAAACCAGTCGAATATCTTCTGCTGCCAGCTGTTGATGTTGTCGTATTTGCAGAAAGTCTGGTTGCAGTCTACAAGCTGAAAATTAGCCGATACTGATGTTAGACCAATTTATCTGTGCACCCGTCATTGTCTGTTCGTATGTATTGATTGTGGGGGACATTACCAGCTATTTCACTGTAAACATTGGTTGGTTTTTTTTAAGGTGAAGATTAGCCTACAAAAGCTAACTTAGACCAATTTATATTCAATTTTACTTTTGATCCACAAAAACTTTCTCAGTCAAATTAATGAGAAGCAACAAAATCTGAGTTTCTTGAGGCTTTAGAGTGAGGAGCTTCTTCACAAAGACTCCATCAGTTATTCAGTTTTAGGTGAAATAGTGTTGAAGATTTGCACCTCTAACAGACAACCCTTGTAAACTGcatttacagatgttttttctGAGATTTTCTAAGATATATTTTGGTAAACAAAGTCATGATGGCAATAACATGCAAATTAGAGATGATATAAACAGACATGACTTTTAAGTG contains:
- the LOC142400599 gene encoding uncharacterized protein LOC142400599 isoform X1 produces the protein MEESIDVKALRARFYNQGSTSDNSSRDSGSPKSPRPGFGRVILPVTANERAQRQSPIIRPPAASPGLVRFQRAEPMAAPIPSRPASFPRPPPISAVRPPFQPPDASKVKQTGELLQNMMWRQQGPPGSKPIPTLAPVPAIGPGASPTSTQLPPRQQPRQRSAGDVTPLRKPLPLEGFKPLKPKRPPYVNLEPFLKSKRGPSLPALPALRKSEGSGDRRMSLPSVVTPPNPPQRCNKPSRQPHQIASVEFDNVQDTYDDIGSFDKNESCSENSSQCMDGDDDDDLYEFIDENQVEVNRLTLEKMNKKEEKRKREQEKKELQERLKKQNELKKNFQLQGEVEVIHTAKVRHDWNGVGKLDLSVRQGESVEIIRVKNNPGGKWLARSLSGNYGYISNTCVDIDYEAVKRKALQSRKRDTSELPPPPPDPPKMFNPESNNRDSMLEDDDDYDDVQPLPEDFPPPPPEISIDPKVEKDLRKRFKYDGPLTVLHCMMVDPNCIIKKQGNNYLPVTQGEVVDVIQLTSSKKALCRNRFGKYGYVSRGLLLPMEGDIYDDVDYADGEFQFSRSVINSI
- the LOC142400599 gene encoding uncharacterized protein LOC142400599 isoform X2 — its product is MEESIDVKALRARFYNQGSTSDNSSRDSGSPKSPRPGFGRVILPVTANERAQRQSPIIRPPAASPGLVRFQRAEPMAAPIPSRPASFPRPPPISAVRPPFQPPDASKVKQTGELLQNMMWRQQGPPGSKPIPTLAPVPAIGPGASPTSTQLPPRQQPRQRSAGDVTPLRKPLPLEGFKPLKPKRPPYVNLEPFLKSKRGPSLPALPALRKSEGSGDRRMSLPSVVTPPNPPQRCNKPSRQPHQIASVEFDNVQDTYDDIGSFDKNESCSENSSQCMDGDDDDDLYEFIDENQVEVNRLTLEKMNKKEEKRKREQEKKELQERLKKQNELKKNFQLQGEVEVIHTAKVRHDWNGVGKLDLSVRQGESVEIIRVKNNPGGKWLARSLSGNYGYISNTCVDIDYEAVKRKALQSRKRDTSELPPPPPDPPKMFNPESNNRDSMLEDDDDYDDVQPLPEDFPPPPPEISIDPKVEKDLRKRFKYDGPLTVLHCMMVDPNCIIKKQGNNYLPVTQGEVVDVIQLTSSKKALCRNRFGKYGYVSRGLLLPMEGDIYDDVDYADDIYDNDSPHPDY